A single genomic interval of Campylobacterota bacterium harbors:
- a CDS encoding CDGSH iron-sulfur domain-containing protein: METKFQNAPFKASLDAGVEYAYCTCGLSESFPFCNGNHKGTGKEPILFSVDADTDKWLCRCGRSGRKPFCDGSHQQ; encoded by the coding sequence ATGGAAACCAAATTTCAAAACGCACCGTTCAAAGCGTCGCTCGATGCGGGGGTTGAGTACGCGTACTGTACCTGCGGCCTTTCGGAGAGTTTCCCGTTTTGCAACGGGAACCACAAGGGGACGGGAAAAGAGCCGATCCTTTTTTCGGTCGACGCCGATACCGACAAATGGCTTTGCCGCTGCGGACGTTCGGGACGTAAACCGTTTTGCGACGGATCGCACCAACAATAA
- the ilvD gene encoding dihydroxy-acid dehydratase, with translation MRSDTIKRGFDKTPHRSLLRATGLKDEDFNKPFIGVANSHIDIIPGHFFLQEYGRIVKEAIREAGGVPFEFNTIGVDDGIAMGHDGMLYSLPSRELIADSIETVMNAHKLDGLICIPNCDKIVPGMLMGALRVNVPTIFVSGGPMRAGHKKDGTPIDLATAFEAVGKHADGKMSDEELYEIECEACPSGGSCSGMFTANSMNTLCEAMGVALPGNGTVLAMTPERIEMVKTAARRIVEMVKDQNPEKWNMRNILNEKAVHNAFVVDMAMGGSSNTVLHMLSIAKEAGVDFDITQINKISENVAHIAKISPSLSTVHMDDINRAGGVNAVMKEVSRRGGILHTDAMTVTGETIGERIKDAVIKDPNIIHTNENAYSPVGGLSILFGNLAEEGAVVKTAGIAPGMRQFKGTAICFNSQQEAIAGIVGHKVKAGNVVVIRYEGPKGGPGMQEMLAPTSLIMGMGLGESVALITDGRFSGATRGASIGHVSPEAAEGGLIALIEDGDEIEIDVDAHLLQLNVSYEVLEQRRLHWKPIQKEIPSKWLKRYSLLVSNASNGAALKTEL, from the coding sequence ATGCGCAGCGATACGATCAAAAGAGGATTTGACAAAACCCCCCACCGGAGTCTCCTCCGTGCCACAGGTCTCAAAGACGAAGACTTCAACAAACCGTTCATCGGGGTGGCGAATTCGCACATCGACATTATCCCGGGGCATTTTTTTCTCCAGGAGTACGGCCGCATCGTCAAAGAAGCGATCCGCGAAGCGGGCGGGGTCCCGTTCGAGTTCAACACCATCGGCGTCGACGACGGGATCGCGATGGGGCACGACGGGATGCTCTACAGCCTTCCCAGCCGCGAGCTGATCGCCGATTCGATTGAGACGGTGATGAACGCCCACAAACTCGACGGCCTCATCTGTATCCCCAACTGCGACAAGATCGTTCCGGGGATGCTGATGGGCGCACTGCGGGTCAACGTCCCGACGATCTTCGTCTCGGGCGGTCCGATGAGGGCAGGACACAAGAAAGACGGTACCCCGATCGACCTGGCCACGGCGTTCGAAGCGGTCGGCAAACATGCCGATGGCAAAATGTCCGACGAGGAGCTCTACGAGATCGAGTGCGAGGCCTGCCCGAGCGGCGGGTCGTGTTCGGGGATGTTTACCGCCAACTCGATGAATACGCTGTGCGAAGCGATGGGGGTAGCGTTGCCGGGGAACGGGACCGTTTTGGCGATGACGCCGGAGCGGATCGAAATGGTCAAAACCGCGGCACGCCGCATCGTCGAGATGGTTAAAGACCAGAACCCCGAAAAATGGAACATGCGCAACATCCTCAACGAAAAAGCGGTCCACAACGCGTTCGTCGTCGACATGGCGATGGGGGGCAGCTCGAACACGGTTCTGCACATGCTGAGCATCGCCAAAGAGGCGGGGGTCGATTTCGACATCACCCAGATCAACAAAATCAGCGAGAACGTCGCCCACATCGCGAAAATCTCCCCATCGCTCTCGACGGTTCACATGGACGACATCAACCGCGCGGGCGGCGTCAACGCGGTCATGAAAGAGGTCTCCCGTCGCGGCGGAATCCTCCATACCGACGCGATGACCGTGACGGGCGAGACGATCGGCGAACGGATCAAAGACGCGGTCATCAAGGACCCGAACATCATTCACACGAACGAAAACGCCTACTCTCCCGTCGGCGGTCTCTCGATCCTCTTTGGTAACCTTGCCGAAGAGGGAGCCGTCGTCAAAACGGCGGGGATCGCCCCGGGAATGCGTCAGTTCAAAGGGACGGCGATCTGTTTTAACAGCCAGCAGGAGGCGATCGCCGGGATCGTCGGCCACAAGGTCAAGGCGGGCAACGTCGTCGTTATCCGTTACGAAGGGCCCAAAGGGGGACCGGGAATGCAGGAGATGCTCGCCCCTACTTCGCTCATCATGGGGATGGGACTGGGCGAGAGCGTCGCCCTCATCACCGACGGCCGCTTCAGCGGCGCGACCCGCGGCGCCTCGATCGGTCACGTCAGCCCCGAAGCGGCGGAAGGGGGGCTGATCGCCCTGATCGAAGACGGTGACGAGATTGAGATCGACGTCGATGCGCATCTGCTGCAACTCAACGTCAGCTACGAAGTGCTCGAACAGCGCCGCCTCCACTGGAAACCGATCCAAAAAGAGATCCCTTCCAAATGGCTCAAACGCTACAGCCTCCTCGTCTCCAACGCCTCCAACGGCGCCGCCCTCAAGACGGAATTGTAA
- a CDS encoding AEC family transporter — protein MEPFAFIVALLLIGMALQKADAPADFSKSLNFFVIYVSLPATVLLQVPKIHFDLSALGIVLVPWLLLPITAMIVIAMTRNRPLHVRAALLLVIPLGNTSFVGIPIVQTLLGESAIPYVLMYDQFGTFLMLSLYGSAVIARYESGVFHKRLILKKLLLFPPFLVLLFALGWGEMPVHAQPYLQTLSSTLVPLALVSVGYSLKLRGEIDYPLFAKALALKLLLMPLIAFGLLWGMGTASPALETGVLESGMPSMITAGALAIAAGFAPALSAALVGYGIIVSLVTLPMIAYLMEAMR, from the coding sequence ATGGAGCCGTTTGCGTTTATCGTCGCGCTGCTGCTGATCGGGATGGCGCTCCAAAAAGCCGATGCTCCCGCCGATTTCTCCAAAAGCCTCAACTTTTTCGTCATCTACGTCTCCCTCCCCGCGACGGTGCTGCTGCAGGTCCCCAAGATCCATTTCGATCTCTCGGCGCTGGGGATCGTCCTCGTTCCCTGGCTGCTGCTGCCGATCACGGCAATGATCGTGATCGCGATGACGCGCAACCGGCCGCTCCACGTCCGTGCGGCACTGCTGCTGGTGATCCCGCTGGGAAATACCTCGTTCGTGGGTATTCCGATCGTTCAGACGCTGCTGGGGGAAAGCGCGATTCCCTACGTCTTGATGTACGACCAGTTCGGAACGTTCCTGATGCTTTCGCTCTACGGGAGCGCCGTGATCGCCCGTTACGAGAGCGGGGTCTTTCACAAGCGGCTGATCCTCAAAAAGCTGCTTCTTTTTCCCCCTTTTCTGGTACTTCTTTTTGCCCTTGGGTGGGGAGAGATGCCGGTGCACGCGCAACCCTACCTTCAAACCCTCTCCTCGACGCTCGTTCCCCTCGCGCTGGTGTCGGTGGGGTATTCGCTCAAACTTCGGGGGGAGATCGATTATCCCCTATTCGCCAAGGCGCTCGCCCTGAAGCTGCTTCTGATGCCGCTTATCGCATTCGGGCTGCTGTGGGGGATGGGGACGGCGTCTCCCGCGCTTGAGACGGGGGTGCTCGAATCGGGAATGCCTTCGATGATTACGGCGGGAGCGCTGGCGATCGCGGCGGGGTTCGCCCCGGCGCTAAGTGCCGCACTGGTGGGATACGGCATTATCGTATCGCTTGTTACGCTGCCGATGATTGCGTATCTGATGGAGGCAATGCGTTAG